A single Elaeis guineensis isolate ETL-2024a chromosome 15, EG11, whole genome shotgun sequence DNA region contains:
- the LOC105058808 gene encoding protein NSP-INTERACTING KINASE 3 isoform X2 — MAAATLSPSGINYEVVALMAIKMELNDPYNVLENWDINSVDPCSWRMVTCSADGYVSALGMPSQSLSGTLSPGIGNLTNLQSVLLQNNAISGPIPADIGKLEKLQTLDLSNNQFHGGMPSSLGDLKNLNYLRLNNNSLSGPCPDSLSNIKGLTLLDLSYNNLSGSLPKIFARTFNVVGNPLICGSNSKNNCSSVSLDPLSYPPHDLKGILGFSAQSQAGVTRNHRVAIAVGASIGCVTLIVIAAGLLLGWRRRRNQQIFFDVIDQYDPEICLGHLKHYSFKELRVATNNFNAKNILGKGGYGIVYKGCLRDGTVVAVKRLKDYNAIGGEVQFQTEVEMISLAVHRNLLRLCGFCITENERLLIYPYMPNGSVASQLREHVNGKPALDWSRRKRIALGTARGLLYLHEQCDPKIIHRDVKAANILLDEEFEAVVGDFGLAKLLDHRESHVTTAVRGTVGHIAPEYLSTGQSSEKTDVFGFGVLLLELITGQKALDFGRLANQKGVMLDWVKKLHQENKLSMMVDKDLKNNYDSVELEEMVQVALLCTQYHPSHRPKMSEVVRMLEGDGLAEKWEASQKTDTPKSLSSEQPPPKYLDFVEESSLVVDAIELSGPR; from the exons ATGGCTGCTGCTACTCTTTCACCCTCTGGTATAAACTATGAAG TTGTTGCGTTGATGGCCATAAAAATGGAACTAAATGATCCGTATAATGTCTTGGAGAATTGGGATATCAACTCAGTAGATCCATGTAGCTGGAGGATGGTTACCTGCTCAGCTGATGGATATGTCTCTGCGCT TGGTATGCCCAGCCAAAGCTTGTCCGGGACTTTATCTCCAGGGATTGGAAATCTTACGAATCTGCAGTCCGT GCTTCTGCAGAACAATGCTATTTCTGGACCTATTCCTGCTGATATCGGTAAATTGGAGAAGCTCCAGACTCTGGATCTTTCTAACAATCAGTTCCATGGTGGAATGCCAAGTTCATTGGGAGACCTAAAGAATCTGAATTATCT GCGCCTGAACAACAACAGCTTATCTGGACCTTGCCCTGATTCATTGTCCAACATCAAAGGTCTCACTCTTTT AGATCTTTCATATAACAATTTGAGTGGTTCCTTGCCCAAGATATTTGCAAGAACTTTCAA TGTTGTTGGAAATCCTTTGATATGTGGGTCAAACTCCAAAAACAATTGCTCTTCTGTGTCTCTGGATCCACTTTCATATCCACCGCATGATCTAAAgg GCATCTTGGGTTTCTCAGCTCAGTCACAAGCTGGAGTGACAAGAAACCATCGTGTGGCTATTGCAGTTGGTGCCAGTATTGGTTGTGTTACTTTAATAGTCATTGCTGCTGGCTTGCTTCTTGGTTGGCGTCGTAGACGCAATCAACAGATTTTCTTTGATGTAATTG ATCAATATGACCCAGAAATATGCTTGGGTCATTTGAAACACTATTCCTTCAAGGAGCTTCGAGTAGCCACCAATAATTtcaatgcaaaaaatattttaggaAAAGGGGGTTATGGTATTGTCTACAAAGGATGCTTGCGTGATGGCACAGTTGTAGCTGTTAAAAGGTTGAAAGATTACAATGCCATTGGTGGGGAAGTCCAGTTTCAAACTGAAGTTGAAATGATAAGCTTGGCCGTTCATCGGAATCTCCTTAGACTTTGTGGATTCTGCATAACAGAGAATGAAAGACTACTTATCTACCCTTACATGCCAAATGGAAGTGTTGCTTCTCAATTAAGAG AACATGTTAATGGTAAGCCAGCTTTAGACTGGTCAAGACGAAAGAGGATAGCATTGGGGACAGCACGGGGATTGTTGTACTTGCATGAACAGTGTGAcccaaaaattattcatcgtgATGTTAAAGCTGCTAATATTCTTCTCGACGAAGAATTTGAAGCAGTTGTTGGGGATTTTGGTTTGGCAAAGCTTTTGGATCATCGGGAATCACATGTTACAACAGCAGTGCGTGGTACGGTTGGGCATATAGCTCCAGAATATTTATCAACGGGTCAGTCATCAGAGAAGACTGATGTCTTTGGCTTTGGCGTCCTGCTACTTGAGCTGATTACTGGTCAGAAGGCACTGGATTTTGGCCGGCTAGCAAACCAGAAAGGAGTAATGCTTGATTGG GTGAAGAAACTCCATCAAGAGAACAAGTTGAGCATGATGGTGGACAAGGACCTCAAAAACAACTATGATAGTGTTGAGCTGGAGGAGATGGTTCAGGTGGCTCTCCTCTGCACACAATACCATCCATCCCACCGGCCCAAGATGTCAGAAGTCGTGAGAATGTTGGAAGGTGATGGTCTGGCAGAAAAGTGGGAGGCCTCACAGAAGACTGACACACCAAAGTCTCTTTCCTCGGAGCAACCACCTCCAAAGTACTTGGACTTTGTAGAGGAGTCTTCGCTTGTTGTAGATGCAATTGAGCTTTCGGGCCCAAGGTGA
- the LOC105058808 gene encoding protein NSP-INTERACTING KINASE 3 isoform X1 — protein sequence MARRVLGFAFWMLGLLLWAWPEMAAATLSPSGINYEVVALMAIKMELNDPYNVLENWDINSVDPCSWRMVTCSADGYVSALGMPSQSLSGTLSPGIGNLTNLQSVLLQNNAISGPIPADIGKLEKLQTLDLSNNQFHGGMPSSLGDLKNLNYLRLNNNSLSGPCPDSLSNIKGLTLLDLSYNNLSGSLPKIFARTFNVVGNPLICGSNSKNNCSSVSLDPLSYPPHDLKAQSQAGVTRNHRVAIAVGASIGCVTLIVIAAGLLLGWRRRRNQQIFFDVIDQYDPEICLGHLKHYSFKELRVATNNFNAKNILGKGGYGIVYKGCLRDGTVVAVKRLKDYNAIGGEVQFQTEVEMISLAVHRNLLRLCGFCITENERLLIYPYMPNGSVASQLREHVNGKPALDWSRRKRIALGTARGLLYLHEQCDPKIIHRDVKAANILLDEEFEAVVGDFGLAKLLDHRESHVTTAVRGTVGHIAPEYLSTGQSSEKTDVFGFGVLLLELITGQKALDFGRLANQKGVMLDWVKKLHQENKLSMMVDKDLKNNYDSVELEEMVQVALLCTQYHPSHRPKMSEVVRMLEGDGLAEKWEASQKTDTPKSLSSEQPPPKYLDFVEESSLVVDAIELSGPR from the exons ATGGCAAGAAGAGTTTTGGGCTTTGCTTTTTGGATGCTTGGATTGCTGCTATGGGCATGGCCGGAAATGGCTGCTGCTACTCTTTCACCCTCTGGTATAAACTATGAAG TTGTTGCGTTGATGGCCATAAAAATGGAACTAAATGATCCGTATAATGTCTTGGAGAATTGGGATATCAACTCAGTAGATCCATGTAGCTGGAGGATGGTTACCTGCTCAGCTGATGGATATGTCTCTGCGCT TGGTATGCCCAGCCAAAGCTTGTCCGGGACTTTATCTCCAGGGATTGGAAATCTTACGAATCTGCAGTCCGT GCTTCTGCAGAACAATGCTATTTCTGGACCTATTCCTGCTGATATCGGTAAATTGGAGAAGCTCCAGACTCTGGATCTTTCTAACAATCAGTTCCATGGTGGAATGCCAAGTTCATTGGGAGACCTAAAGAATCTGAATTATCT GCGCCTGAACAACAACAGCTTATCTGGACCTTGCCCTGATTCATTGTCCAACATCAAAGGTCTCACTCTTTT AGATCTTTCATATAACAATTTGAGTGGTTCCTTGCCCAAGATATTTGCAAGAACTTTCAA TGTTGTTGGAAATCCTTTGATATGTGGGTCAAACTCCAAAAACAATTGCTCTTCTGTGTCTCTGGATCCACTTTCATATCCACCGCATGATCTAAAgg CTCAGTCACAAGCTGGAGTGACAAGAAACCATCGTGTGGCTATTGCAGTTGGTGCCAGTATTGGTTGTGTTACTTTAATAGTCATTGCTGCTGGCTTGCTTCTTGGTTGGCGTCGTAGACGCAATCAACAGATTTTCTTTGATGTAATTG ATCAATATGACCCAGAAATATGCTTGGGTCATTTGAAACACTATTCCTTCAAGGAGCTTCGAGTAGCCACCAATAATTtcaatgcaaaaaatattttaggaAAAGGGGGTTATGGTATTGTCTACAAAGGATGCTTGCGTGATGGCACAGTTGTAGCTGTTAAAAGGTTGAAAGATTACAATGCCATTGGTGGGGAAGTCCAGTTTCAAACTGAAGTTGAAATGATAAGCTTGGCCGTTCATCGGAATCTCCTTAGACTTTGTGGATTCTGCATAACAGAGAATGAAAGACTACTTATCTACCCTTACATGCCAAATGGAAGTGTTGCTTCTCAATTAAGAG AACATGTTAATGGTAAGCCAGCTTTAGACTGGTCAAGACGAAAGAGGATAGCATTGGGGACAGCACGGGGATTGTTGTACTTGCATGAACAGTGTGAcccaaaaattattcatcgtgATGTTAAAGCTGCTAATATTCTTCTCGACGAAGAATTTGAAGCAGTTGTTGGGGATTTTGGTTTGGCAAAGCTTTTGGATCATCGGGAATCACATGTTACAACAGCAGTGCGTGGTACGGTTGGGCATATAGCTCCAGAATATTTATCAACGGGTCAGTCATCAGAGAAGACTGATGTCTTTGGCTTTGGCGTCCTGCTACTTGAGCTGATTACTGGTCAGAAGGCACTGGATTTTGGCCGGCTAGCAAACCAGAAAGGAGTAATGCTTGATTGG GTGAAGAAACTCCATCAAGAGAACAAGTTGAGCATGATGGTGGACAAGGACCTCAAAAACAACTATGATAGTGTTGAGCTGGAGGAGATGGTTCAGGTGGCTCTCCTCTGCACACAATACCATCCATCCCACCGGCCCAAGATGTCAGAAGTCGTGAGAATGTTGGAAGGTGATGGTCTGGCAGAAAAGTGGGAGGCCTCACAGAAGACTGACACACCAAAGTCTCTTTCCTCGGAGCAACCACCTCCAAAGTACTTGGACTTTGTAGAGGAGTCTTCGCTTGTTGTAGATGCAATTGAGCTTTCGGGCCCAAGGTGA